From Mucilaginibacter rubeus, a single genomic window includes:
- a CDS encoding SUKH-4 family immunity protein yields the protein MTPQIFKNSWINTNEPLSPLSKMRLDRFKLRKETYEFLHIAGLPVYCEPNLTFVNDTDDLFSGICKLTEQFDYLEEEDSFDKYVVIGSCRDGDVIAIDTGNHDTIVQLDHEDSFTSMYFNSSIAMLADFLILYHDFQAEVLQDEAPEDNFQCYNFTDAQIEELINKMYAADSKAITEEGFWKQELEIMFSIRQEKFQNP from the coding sequence ATGACACCCCAGATATTTAAAAACAGTTGGATAAATACCAACGAGCCTCTTTCTCCATTGAGCAAAATGCGTCTTGATCGATTTAAGTTGCGAAAAGAAACGTATGAGTTTCTACACATAGCCGGGCTACCTGTTTATTGTGAACCCAACCTCACTTTCGTGAATGATACCGACGATCTTTTTAGTGGGATTTGCAAACTGACTGAGCAATTTGATTACCTGGAAGAAGAAGACAGCTTTGATAAATACGTCGTTATTGGCTCCTGCCGCGACGGTGATGTTATTGCCATTGACACCGGCAACCACGACACAATTGTTCAGCTTGATCACGAAGATTCATTCACATCAATGTACTTTAACAGTTCGATAGCAATGTTAGCGGATTTTTTAATACTGTATCACGATTTCCAAGCAGAAGTATTGCAGGATGAGGCTCCCGAAGATAATTTTCAATGTTATAATTTCACAGATGCCCAGATCGAAGAATTGATAAATAAGATGTATGCTGCAGACAGCAAAGCGATAACAGAAGAAGGCTTTTGGAAACAGGAACTTGAAATAATGTTTTCCATCAGGCAAGAGAAGTTCCAAAATCCATAA
- a CDS encoding MFS transporter yields the protein MIGNSQFVHSLKFDMFEAMNQQPNTGNPVSRILTASLIGTTIEFFDFYIYATAAVLVFPKLFFPSADPTSATLESLATFALAFFARPLGAAIFGHFGDRKGRKATLVAALLTMGPSTVAIGLLPGYASIGIAAPILLALFRFGQGLGLGGEWGGAVLLATENAPAHKKAWYGMFPQLGAPIGFLLSSGTFFILSKAMSEADFLSYGWRIPFIASALLVWVGLFVRLKISETPEFMKMVNKEERSKVPFADVFVKHTAAITLGTLATITTFLLFYLMTVFTLSWGTTALHYTKSSFLIIQMISMLAFGLGIPLSAVLADKYGRNSMLIVATVCIIIFGLVFAPLFTTGSLTMTAVFLSIGMFLMGLTYGPIGTALAGIFPPAVRYTGASLAFTLAGILGASLTPYLATTLAHKYGLAYVGYYLTAAAFVTLLALLGAKKMMRQQAE from the coding sequence ATGATAGGTAATAGTCAATTTGTGCATTCGCTCAAATTTGATATGTTTGAGGCTATGAACCAGCAACCTAACACCGGAAACCCGGTTAGCCGAATACTTACTGCCAGCCTTATCGGCACTACCATCGAGTTTTTTGACTTTTACATATATGCCACTGCCGCGGTATTGGTATTTCCTAAGTTGTTTTTCCCATCTGCCGACCCCACCTCGGCTACGCTTGAATCACTGGCAACCTTTGCACTGGCCTTTTTTGCCAGGCCTTTGGGCGCGGCGATATTCGGGCATTTTGGCGACAGGAAAGGACGTAAAGCTACGTTGGTTGCAGCGTTATTAACCATGGGGCCATCAACCGTTGCTATCGGGCTTTTGCCGGGCTATGCTTCTATTGGTATTGCTGCGCCGATATTGCTTGCCTTGTTCCGTTTTGGTCAGGGCCTTGGCTTGGGTGGCGAATGGGGCGGTGCGGTTTTACTGGCTACAGAAAATGCACCTGCGCACAAAAAAGCCTGGTATGGCATGTTTCCGCAATTAGGTGCGCCAATAGGTTTCCTGTTATCAAGCGGCACATTCTTCATACTCAGTAAAGCAATGAGCGAAGCTGACTTTTTAAGCTATGGCTGGCGCATCCCCTTTATTGCAAGCGCATTGCTGGTTTGGGTAGGGCTTTTTGTGAGGTTAAAAATATCTGAAACGCCGGAGTTTATGAAGATGGTCAATAAAGAAGAACGTTCAAAAGTTCCCTTTGCTGATGTTTTTGTGAAACATACTGCCGCTATCACATTAGGAACGCTGGCAACTATTACCACCTTTTTGCTGTTTTATTTAATGACGGTATTTACGCTTAGCTGGGGTACTACCGCCTTGCATTATACTAAAAGTTCGTTCCTTATTATACAAATGATATCTATGCTGGCATTTGGGCTGGGAATCCCGCTTTCAGCTGTACTGGCGGATAAATACGGCCGTAACAGCATGCTCATTGTGGCAACAGTCTGCATTATTATATTCGGACTTGTTTTCGCGCCCTTGTTTACTACGGGCAGTTTGACCATGACGGCTGTGTTTTTATCAATAGGGATGTTCCTGATGGGCCTTACTTACGGACCAATTGGCACCGCGTTAGCTGGTATTTTTCCGCCGGCAGTACGCTATACCGGTGCTTCGCTGGCATTTACGCTGGCGGGTATTTTGGGTGCTTCGCTTACGCCGTACCTGGCAACTACATTGGCTCATAAATACGGACTTGCATACGTTGGCTATTACCTAACGGCTGCTGCATTTGTTACGTTATTGGCTTTGCTTGGAGCTAAAAAAATGATGAGGCAGCAGGCAGAGTAG
- the efp gene encoding elongation factor P encodes MAKASEIKVGNILRYNGELVTVTEVLHRTPGKGGAFYLDKFRNIKTGKIVEARLATDEQVEICRVETNDYQYLYEEGDYMVIMDNTTYDQHSIPKALFGPAAKFLKEGMNVIVSFESEEPIMATAPNHVDLEITYTEPAVKGDTSSGALKNATTENGIEMKVPLFINQGDKIKVDTRTGEYVERVK; translated from the coding sequence ATGGCAAAGGCATCTGAAATTAAAGTAGGGAATATATTACGCTACAACGGCGAGTTGGTAACTGTTACGGAAGTTTTACATCGCACACCGGGCAAAGGCGGAGCTTTCTATTTAGATAAGTTTCGTAACATTAAAACAGGAAAAATTGTAGAAGCCCGTTTGGCTACTGACGAGCAGGTTGAGATTTGCCGGGTAGAAACTAATGATTATCAATACCTGTATGAAGAGGGCGATTACATGGTGATCATGGATAATACTACTTATGATCAGCATAGTATTCCTAAAGCCCTGTTTGGCCCGGCTGCTAAATTTTTGAAAGAAGGGATGAATGTAATTGTATCTTTTGAAAGTGAAGAGCCAATAATGGCAACCGCGCCAAATCATGTTGACCTGGAAATTACTTATACCGAACCAGCTGTTAAAGGTGACACCTCTTCCGGCGCGTTGAAAAACGCGACGACGGAGAATGGCATAGAAATGAAAGTGCCGCTTTTTATAAATCAGGGTGATAAAATAAAAGTAGATACACGTACTGGCGAATATGTTGAGCGTGTAAAATAA
- a CDS encoding ABC transporter permease, whose protein sequence is MKTYTFHINAYDIAFLGTIFLGAGFAMLLWFTKRVNKAANRFLALALMAVVLYMARILSIDIELTNYITRWSWLPLQFSLASGPLIFFYVLKLTHPKYKIQFKDLLHFIPLLFELSVQILEVNESIRTGVPAYNTTIFQQLNPVLQILAFASVITYLYLSHRLIERFYARIKFNNGDRYRYEMRWLHHLLTGFGLLWLCWTLFAAVDYWSYHHTLRVYAYYPFYLLWVILTIRTAAIAFLRPEVGVPAVAPVLSKPAAPAELRQKGTWLKRVLKANQYYLDPGLSLRSLAEKLELHPNELSRIINTVLKKSFNDFINEYRVAEVAWKMQDPTNEHLTLLGIALESGFNSKTTFNRAFKELTGKSPAEYKSELKKERPYYNLERQPRFATVFLYQETAPKWTGMKPNRKAMIKNYFKIAWRNLMRNKSYASINITGLAIGIAACLLIFLVVQYETSFDNFHANKDRIYRVVTANSGPDGTHANSGTPLPLAEGLKLDIPQVKQVANIMKNDGSHYAVGDARNVGAMKKFKEDLAYYADPAFFQIFAFSWLAGDKNTALAEPNTIVLSRSEADKFFGDWHKAMGKIVRYENRRDLKVTGILEDTPVNTDFPLKLAISWITLVDKGGDLSGNAQDWISTFSDKNCYVVLPLGMNEKQLNTELASLAKRHIPAPYNKNEIFQLQALADMHYNTEVNVYSNHPFSKQLINVISLIGLFLLVIACVNFINLATAQAVNRSKEVGIRKVLGSNRYQLVLQFIAETLIITLFAVVLAAIAALITLPMLNSLLEVQLSGGFLADPMVILFLAGVVIGVTFLAGFYPALVLSGFNPMEALRNKINAGRASGISLRRVLVVVQFCIAQFLVIGTLVLIYQMNYFKSKSLGFNKDAVITVPFPGDSISRARVGALKDQLLQQPGIKAVSVSLYAPSDNGGWFSDFKFNNADKQVDFGACLKWADVDYFKLYDIQFLAGGPYNKADTISGYVVNETLIHKLGITDPKQVIGKNIMLWNNKNLKARITGVVKDFNTGSLRTAIPPVLMGPWKAQYSRLNIKVSPQNLKQTLASVETLWNKTYPEGIYEYQFLDKTIASFYNNEEELSTLFKIFAGIAIFISCLGLYGLVSFMALQRTKEVGIRKTLGASVGHIIYLFSKEFTVLIVIAFAISAPIGYYFMHKWLQDFTYRITIGPDIFIVAVLASVIIAWTSVGYKAMRAALANPVKSLRSE, encoded by the coding sequence TTGAAAACCTATACATTCCATATCAACGCTTATGATATTGCCTTTTTAGGAACTATTTTCCTTGGAGCAGGCTTTGCCATGCTTTTATGGTTCACCAAAAGAGTGAATAAGGCGGCAAACCGCTTCCTGGCCCTGGCGCTGATGGCTGTTGTTTTATACATGGCCCGCATATTGTCTATTGATATTGAATTGACGAACTATATCACACGTTGGAGTTGGTTGCCATTACAGTTTTCGCTGGCATCTGGTCCGTTGATTTTCTTTTACGTGCTTAAATTAACCCATCCTAAGTATAAGATCCAGTTTAAGGACTTATTGCATTTTATTCCGCTATTGTTTGAATTGAGTGTTCAAATTTTGGAAGTTAACGAAAGCATAAGAACAGGTGTGCCTGCCTATAATACAACCATTTTTCAACAGTTAAATCCGGTATTGCAGATCCTCGCGTTTGCTTCGGTCATTACTTACCTGTATTTATCTCACCGGCTTATAGAACGTTTTTATGCGCGTATAAAATTTAATAATGGTGATAGGTACCGGTATGAGATGAGGTGGCTTCATCATTTGTTAACTGGTTTCGGTTTGCTATGGTTATGTTGGACACTCTTTGCTGCTGTCGATTATTGGAGTTATCATCATACATTAAGGGTATATGCTTATTATCCCTTTTACCTGCTTTGGGTGATACTAACCATCAGGACTGCAGCTATTGCTTTTTTAAGACCAGAAGTTGGAGTGCCTGCTGTTGCACCCGTCCTTTCAAAACCTGCGGCACCGGCAGAGTTAAGGCAAAAGGGCACCTGGCTGAAGCGGGTATTAAAAGCTAATCAATATTATCTGGACCCGGGGCTTAGTTTGCGTTCGCTGGCGGAAAAACTTGAATTGCACCCTAACGAACTATCCCGGATCATTAATACCGTGCTCAAAAAAAGCTTTAATGATTTCATTAATGAATATCGCGTAGCTGAGGTAGCCTGGAAAATGCAGGATCCCACTAATGAACATTTAACCCTGCTTGGCATCGCGCTTGAATCCGGCTTTAATTCCAAAACTACCTTTAACCGCGCGTTTAAAGAATTAACAGGTAAAAGCCCCGCAGAATACAAATCTGAACTCAAAAAAGAGCGACCATATTATAATTTGGAGCGCCAGCCCCGTTTTGCGACGGTATTTTTGTACCAGGAAACGGCCCCGAAATGGACCGGTATGAAACCAAATCGCAAAGCAATGATCAAAAATTACTTCAAAATCGCCTGGCGCAATCTTATGCGTAACAAAAGCTACGCTTCCATTAATATTACAGGTTTGGCAATAGGCATTGCCGCCTGCCTGCTGATATTCCTCGTTGTGCAGTATGAAACAAGTTTTGATAATTTTCATGCTAATAAAGACAGGATCTATCGCGTTGTGACAGCGAACAGCGGTCCCGATGGTACGCATGCCAATTCGGGGACTCCTTTACCGCTGGCAGAAGGTTTAAAGCTTGACATCCCGCAGGTAAAACAGGTAGCGAATATCATGAAGAATGATGGTTCGCATTATGCCGTGGGGGACGCGCGAAATGTTGGCGCTATGAAGAAGTTTAAAGAAGATCTGGCTTATTATGCTGATCCGGCCTTCTTTCAGATTTTTGCATTTAGCTGGCTGGCGGGAGATAAAAATACCGCCTTAGCAGAGCCTAATACCATTGTGCTATCCCGTAGCGAAGCCGATAAGTTTTTTGGCGATTGGCATAAGGCCATGGGGAAAATAGTGCGATATGAAAATAGGCGCGATTTGAAGGTGACCGGGATATTGGAGGATACACCGGTGAATACTGATTTTCCGTTAAAACTGGCAATATCCTGGATCACGCTTGTTGACAAGGGGGGCGACCTTAGCGGGAATGCCCAGGATTGGATAAGTACTTTCAGCGACAAGAATTGTTACGTTGTTTTGCCCCTGGGCATGAATGAAAAGCAGCTTAACACCGAGCTTGCATCACTGGCTAAAAGACATATCCCGGCACCTTACAACAAAAACGAGATTTTTCAATTACAGGCATTGGCCGATATGCATTATAACACCGAGGTTAATGTGTATAGCAACCACCCCTTTAGCAAGCAACTCATTAATGTTATCAGTTTGATTGGCTTATTTCTGCTGGTTATAGCCTGTGTTAACTTTATTAATCTGGCTACCGCGCAGGCTGTAAACCGCTCAAAAGAGGTTGGCATACGTAAAGTTTTGGGCAGTAACCGGTACCAACTGGTTCTGCAATTTATTGCCGAAACCTTGATCATTACCTTGTTTGCCGTTGTGTTGGCCGCAATTGCTGCCCTTATCACTTTACCAATGCTGAACAGTTTGCTTGAGGTGCAGCTAAGCGGGGGCTTCCTGGCAGACCCGATGGTGATCTTGTTTTTGGCCGGAGTAGTTATTGGGGTTACGTTTTTGGCCGGGTTTTACCCCGCGCTGGTATTATCCGGGTTTAACCCAATGGAGGCCTTAAGAAATAAGATCAATGCCGGGCGCGCGAGTGGTATATCCCTACGGCGGGTGCTGGTGGTGGTGCAATTCTGCATAGCTCAATTCCTCGTGATCGGAACGCTGGTATTGATCTATCAGATGAATTATTTCAAAAGCAAATCGCTCGGATTTAATAAAGATGCTGTAATTACCGTTCCTTTTCCCGGCGATAGTATCAGCAGGGCAAGAGTGGGGGCACTGAAAGATCAGCTTTTGCAGCAACCGGGCATTAAAGCTGTAAGCGTTAGTTTATACGCCCCATCTGATAATGGTGGTTGGTTTAGCGATTTTAAATTCAATAATGCAGACAAGCAGGTTGATTTTGGCGCATGTTTGAAATGGGCCGATGTTGATTATTTCAAATTATACGATATCCAGTTTTTAGCAGGAGGCCCGTACAATAAAGCGGATACCATATCAGGCTATGTTGTTAATGAAACCTTGATCCATAAATTGGGTATCACCGATCCAAAGCAGGTCATAGGTAAAAACATCATGCTATGGAATAACAAAAATCTAAAAGCGCGAATTACCGGTGTGGTAAAGGATTTTAATACAGGTTCACTGCGCACCGCTATTCCGCCAGTATTGATGGGACCCTGGAAAGCACAGTATTCCAGGCTGAATATTAAGGTTAGCCCTCAAAACCTGAAGCAAACCCTGGCCAGTGTTGAAACCCTGTGGAACAAGACCTATCCGGAAGGGATCTATGAATACCAGTTTCTTGATAAAACCATTGCCAGTTTTTATAACAACGAGGAGGAGCTATCCACACTTTTCAAAATATTTGCCGGTATAGCGATATTCATTTCATGCCTTGGCTTGTATGGTCTTGTGTCATTCATGGCTTTGCAGCGCACTAAAGAGGTCGGTATCCGTAAAACCTTGGGAGCATCCGTTGGGCATATTATTTACCTGTTCTCCAAAGAGTTTACTGTGCTTATTGTTATCGCGTTCGCTATATCAGCCCCTATAGGGTATTATTTTATGCATAAATGGCTGCAGGATTTTACCTACAGGATCACTATTGGTCCCGATATATTTATTGTGGCGGTATTGGCATCGGTAATTATTGCCTGGACAAGCGTAGGTTACAAGGCGATGAGAGCGGCCCTGGCTAACCCTGTGAAGAGTTTAAGGAGCGAATAG
- a CDS encoding TonB-dependent receptor domain-containing protein, with amino-acid sequence MRSFAISLLCLFVAIGAFGQVTGRIADTAGKPVPFATVALLRIADSTVVNSAAVTDAGTFRVNNIHPGKYTLRVTAVGYQAYKSPVFNISPGQEADLGRLVIKQTGRQLQEVVIRAVKPQVQQTAEGLTVNVQNSIMTQGSSVLDVLQRSPGVIIDQHNNTIALNGKTGVKVMIDGRLMRMSMDQLITLLNSMSADNTTQIELMNTPPAKYDAEGNAGIINIVTKKSKKRGTNGSITLTAGYGVFEKASAGFNINHNTGNVNLYGSYSYWHAHDYGGLYATGSENAAIIGGQTDFSYTGINKPIANFNDGTIGADIKLDTGATIGGSINYWGGGNTSQPHNYGYYIFESAPTLTYNSLFDNSSHIGNAITNLYLDKSLKGQQKIRADFDYLYYNTRSLASSESSFTDDKGNTAGGGDSLYSPKQRSFGNTTIKVSIGKLDYSAKLNKKIGFETGAKVTYSRTAANSGIEDFENGVWEPNTVGAGNNFVTYEAIEAGYVTFNMQLDSVSSLVAGGRYEYSHNYTDKSTDVNYRLDRKLGRFFPSVFFSRKLNDHSSWQASYTERITRPSYSELASYVSYNDPVSVFTGNPLLKPAITRNLKFGYNYHEYLFSLLFSRDDHPILGIQGTPGPVKGVVYLRPENGDWQNSVTLQATIPVKINNWWGMTYTLTGGLTQYRISFTPNPLEKIFLAGSFNFSQNFKFQHGLSAELSGYYNSPSYSANWHSYSNTIVNLGVRKDLGKGNLKLSISDIFRSGSYQSDVGLLTTDAFNTKVHVRYNTESRLGTIVKLSYYRPFGTTGKSREKRDSGSGEERSRL; translated from the coding sequence ATGAGATCCTTTGCCATCTCCTTATTATGCCTGTTTGTAGCCATCGGTGCATTTGGTCAGGTAACCGGGCGCATAGCCGATACTGCGGGTAAACCTGTCCCGTTCGCTACAGTAGCATTGTTGCGGATAGCTGATAGCACGGTTGTTAATTCCGCCGCGGTAACTGATGCCGGAACTTTCCGCGTCAACAATATACATCCCGGAAAATACACCCTGCGTGTAACTGCTGTAGGATATCAGGCCTATAAATCGCCAGTTTTTAATATCAGCCCCGGGCAGGAAGCAGACCTGGGCCGCCTGGTAATAAAGCAAACCGGCAGGCAACTGCAGGAAGTGGTGATCCGTGCGGTCAAGCCGCAGGTACAGCAAACGGCCGAAGGGCTGACGGTTAATGTACAAAATAGCATCATGACGCAAGGCAGTTCAGTACTGGACGTATTGCAGCGGTCGCCGGGCGTTATTATCGATCAGCATAACAATACCATTGCCCTCAACGGAAAAACAGGGGTAAAGGTGATGATAGATGGTCGGCTCATGCGAATGTCGATGGATCAGTTGATAACCTTGTTGAATAGTATGAGTGCAGATAATACCACGCAGATAGAACTCATGAATACACCGCCTGCAAAGTACGATGCCGAAGGCAATGCCGGTATCATTAATATCGTAACTAAAAAAAGTAAAAAACGAGGCACTAATGGTTCAATTACGCTTACGGCGGGCTATGGCGTGTTTGAAAAAGCCTCGGCAGGGTTTAACATTAACCACAATACTGGTAATGTTAATCTTTATGGATCGTATTCCTACTGGCACGCTCATGACTATGGCGGCCTTTATGCCACGGGCTCCGAAAACGCGGCGATAATAGGCGGACAAACAGATTTTAGTTATACGGGCATAAACAAGCCTATCGCTAATTTTAACGATGGCACTATCGGGGCAGATATCAAACTTGATACCGGGGCAACTATCGGGGGCAGCATCAATTATTGGGGTGGTGGCAATACCAGTCAGCCTCATAACTATGGCTATTACATTTTTGAGAGTGCGCCCACACTAACCTACAATTCGCTGTTTGATAACTCAAGTCACATCGGTAACGCGATCACCAATTTATATCTCGACAAAAGCCTGAAAGGGCAGCAGAAGATCCGTGCTGATTTTGATTACCTGTATTATAACACCCGGTCGCTGGCCAGTTCAGAAAGTTCATTTACCGATGATAAGGGTAACACGGCAGGTGGCGGCGATAGTCTTTATTCGCCTAAACAGCGCAGCTTTGGCAATACAACAATAAAAGTTTCAATCGGCAAGCTTGATTATTCTGCCAAATTGAACAAAAAAATAGGATTCGAGACCGGTGCCAAAGTTACCTATAGCCGAACTGCGGCTAACTCTGGTATAGAGGATTTTGAAAATGGTGTTTGGGAACCTAATACTGTTGGGGCCGGGAACAACTTTGTCACTTACGAGGCAATTGAAGCGGGTTATGTCACTTTTAATATGCAGCTTGATTCGGTTAGCAGCCTGGTTGCAGGCGGCCGTTACGAGTACTCGCATAACTATACCGATAAATCAACCGATGTTAATTACCGGTTAGACCGCAAGCTTGGAAGATTTTTTCCATCCGTATTTTTCTCAAGAAAATTAAACGATCACTCATCCTGGCAGGCATCGTATACGGAAAGGATCACGAGGCCTTCGTACAGCGAGCTGGCTTCCTACGTAAGCTATAACGACCCGGTATCGGTTTTTACAGGGAACCCGCTCTTAAAACCTGCAATTACCCGGAATCTTAAATTTGGCTATAATTATCACGAATACCTGTTTTCCTTATTGTTCAGCCGCGATGATCATCCCATTCTCGGCATCCAGGGAACGCCTGGGCCGGTAAAAGGAGTGGTTTATCTACGGCCGGAAAATGGCGACTGGCAGAATTCCGTAACCCTACAGGCAACAATTCCGGTTAAGATCAACAATTGGTGGGGTATGACCTATACCCTAACCGGGGGACTAACGCAATACAGGATTTCATTTACCCCTAATCCCCTGGAAAAAATCTTCCTGGCCGGCTCTTTTAACTTTAGCCAGAACTTTAAATTTCAGCATGGCCTCTCGGCCGAGTTATCCGGCTATTATAATTCGCCTTCGTACAGCGCCAACTGGCACTCGTATAGCAATACCATTGTAAACCTGGGCGTCAGGAAAGATTTGGGTAAGGGAAACTTAAAACTTTCAATTTCTGATATTTTCAGGTCCGGTAGCTATCAGAGCGATGTTGGTCTGCTTACCACAGATGCTTTTAACACCAAAGTACACGTGAGGTATAATACAGAATCCCGGCTGGGAACAATTGTAAAACTGAGTTACTATCGCCCGTTTGGGACAACAGGTAAGAGCCGGGAGAAAAGGGACAGCGGCTCAGGCGAAGAGCGGAGCCGGTTGTAA
- a CDS encoding sensor histidine kinase produces the protein MTFTPMRQNWFIRYKLYHIPFWMLYDYLLWALKVDSATDAVRHIFLSVYFIKCFFYVIFPAFAVYFNLYFLVPRYLATGRYITYLAYLFLTIIIASIFIVPGYYLTAWYAGSSVEKTFGFTTNFKSLYELVKEDPFRSTLAATTLAMSIKLAKNWIETQRRQRALEKEKLETELKFLKYQFNPHFLFNSINSIFFLIHKNPDIASASLAQFSELLRHQLYESNDSLIPLKKEITYLENFIELEKLRQRPDLKTVFNIDDDYPQCLGVAPFILMTFVENAFKHVSKHTDSLNWIRMDLKIDGQILKMVIANSRADNDSRQAIHYGGIGLKNVQRRLDLLYPDGHRLEIQRSEADFKVILEIQLAEITVNSQLELVGR, from the coding sequence ATGACTTTTACTCCCATGAGGCAAAACTGGTTCATCCGGTATAAATTGTATCATATTCCTTTCTGGATGTTGTACGATTACTTATTGTGGGCCCTGAAGGTTGATAGCGCTACAGACGCTGTCAGGCATATTTTCCTTTCCGTTTATTTTATCAAGTGCTTCTTTTATGTAATTTTTCCGGCATTCGCCGTATATTTTAATTTGTATTTCCTGGTTCCGCGTTACCTGGCAACCGGCCGGTATATTACTTATCTGGCTTACCTGTTCTTAACAATCATTATTGCATCTATATTTATTGTACCCGGGTATTATTTAACTGCATGGTACGCCGGCAGCAGTGTGGAAAAAACCTTTGGGTTTACTACCAATTTTAAAAGCCTTTATGAACTGGTCAAGGAAGACCCCTTCCGCTCCACACTGGCAGCTACTACCCTGGCAATGAGTATTAAACTGGCCAAAAACTGGATAGAAACGCAAAGACGGCAGCGGGCACTGGAGAAGGAAAAACTGGAAACCGAACTTAAGTTTTTGAAATACCAGTTCAACCCACATTTTTTATTCAACAGCATCAACTCCATATTTTTCCTGATCCATAAAAATCCCGATATCGCATCCGCTTCGCTGGCCCAATTTTCTGAATTGCTCAGGCACCAGCTTTATGAATCGAACGATAGCCTGATACCCTTAAAAAAGGAAATTACCTATCTCGAAAACTTTATCGAACTGGAAAAATTAAGGCAACGCCCCGATCTGAAAACAGTGTTTAACATTGATGATGATTATCCGCAGTGTTTGGGCGTGGCGCCATTTATCCTGATGACTTTTGTAGAGAACGCGTTTAAGCATGTATCCAAACATACAGATAGCTTGAACTGGATCAGGATGGATCTTAAAATTGACGGCCAGATCCTGAAAATGGTTATCGCGAACAGCAGGGCCGACAATGACTCGCGCCAGGCAATCCATTACGGAGGTATCGGGCTGAAAAATGTACAGCGACGATTGGACTTGCTGTATCCCGATGGCCATCGGTTAGAGATTCAACGATCGGAGGCTGATTTCAAGGTAATTCTTGAAATCCAACTGGCAGAAATAACTGTGAATTCGCAGCTTGAACTTGTAGGTAGGTAA
- a CDS encoding LytR/AlgR family response regulator transcription factor: MIRCLIVDDEEPARELIKLHLSGLEDFEIVASLGNALDAFVFLQKNPVDLVFLDIQMPKVSGLELARSLQSSPKIILTTAYREYAADAFEMEVFDYLVKPITQERFMKSIARFMHYWSGKAEIPEPAKDNDTAYMFFKVGREQVKIMLRDILYIEGLADYIKVHTKDRSYIASEKLGYMEETLSSNSFVRIHKSFIIAIDKITSFNADQVMLDDKPLPLGRLFKAGFLKTIQAKTQD; this comes from the coding sequence ATGATCAGGTGTTTGATAGTTGATGACGAAGAACCGGCAAGGGAACTGATTAAACTGCATCTGTCGGGTCTTGAAGATTTTGAGATTGTGGCTTCGTTAGGCAACGCGCTCGATGCATTTGTTTTCCTGCAAAAAAATCCGGTCGACCTGGTTTTTCTGGATATTCAGATGCCGAAAGTATCCGGGCTTGAATTGGCAAGGTCATTACAATCAAGCCCCAAAATCATCCTGACTACTGCTTATCGTGAATATGCCGCGGATGCCTTTGAAATGGAGGTGTTTGACTACCTGGTTAAGCCGATTACGCAGGAGCGCTTTATGAAATCAATAGCCAGGTTTATGCATTATTGGAGCGGCAAGGCCGAAATCCCGGAACCGGCGAAGGATAATGATACTGCTTATATGTTTTTTAAGGTAGGCAGAGAACAGGTAAAAATCATGCTCAGGGATATTCTTTACATTGAAGGATTGGCCGATTATATTAAAGTACATACAAAGGATAGATCCTATATCGCTTCCGAAAAGCTCGGCTACATGGAAGAAACGCTTTCCTCAAATTCCTTTGTGCGAATCCACAAATCATTCATCATCGCGATAGACAAAATCACCAGTTTTAACGCCGATCAGGTAATGCTCGATGATAAACCGCTGCCTTTGGGCAGACTTTTCAAAGCCGGGTTTTTAAAAACAATTCAGGCCAAAACACAGGATTGA